One segment of Eretmochelys imbricata isolate rEreImb1 chromosome 5, rEreImb1.hap1, whole genome shotgun sequence DNA contains the following:
- the GPR150 gene encoding putative G-protein coupled receptor 150, with translation MEDPFSLDRFSPELNLSSALQPGWSLNLSSSPGDRRWSSLGRQVRVISAAAILLLGLLGNCLVLHRLCCCGCCGRGRRRRKMDFLIAHLALADLYGCGLALFSHLAAELLGAAWPAGDAACRLLKLLQGSGLLASSNVLVLIALERHHVVRRPADPPLPARALAALGWLLALLLALPQAFVFRLASRPGGSRCLSIFEHLPRWHGQAYGVYGAVTGFLAPVSLLCWAYGRILLALWAAQEEKPPAARGVGGSGRRRLGLPAARPLLLRLPAASCPMPRARVKTLQLTLVLIALFALCRLPRFVLELSMAFGPGGEAPAAAGLREARAALGIVAVTNSALNPYAYLLFQSHRPWARRLQRSLCSAGPGPTCCCPGPEREPRRRPNHRAPHRHRPKDGPPPRAQRAAFCTPAPPPGSDSRELEDTSACESGF, from the coding sequence ATGGAAGACCCTTTCAGCCTAGACAGATTTTCCCCGGAACTCAACCTCTCGAgtgccctgcagccaggctggagcctgaatctttcctcctcccccgGGGACCGGCGCTGGTCTTCCCTTGGCCGGCAGGTGCGGGTGATCTCCGCGGCCgccatcctgctgctggggctgctgggcaACTGCCTGGTGCTGCATCgcctctgctgctgtggctgctgcgGCCGGGGCCGGCGGCGGCGGAAGATGGATTTCCTCATCGCCCACCTGGCGCTGGCCGATCTCTACGGCTGCGGGCTGGCCCTGTTCTCGCATCTGGCGGCAGAGCTGCTGGGGGCCGCCTGGCCGGCGGGGGACGCCGCCTGCCGCCTGCTTAAGCTACTGCAGGGCTCCGGCCTCCTGGCCTCGTCCAATGTGCTGGTGCTCATCGCCTTGGAGCGGCACCACGTGGTGAGGCGGCCGGCGGACCCGCCACTGCCCGCCCGGGCCCTGGCcgcgctgggctggctgctggccctgctgctcGCCCTGCCCCAGGCCTTCGTGTTCAGGCTCGCCTCCCGCCCCGGGGGCAGCCGCTGCCTCAGCATCTTCGAGCACCTCCCGCGCTGGCACGGCCAGGCTTACGGCGTGTACGGGGCCGTCACCGGCTTCTTGGCGCCCGTCAGCCTGCTGTGCTGGGCCTACGGCCGCATCCTCCTCGCCCTCTGGGCCGCCCAGGAGGAGAAGCCGCCGGCGGCGCGGGGGGTAGGCGGCAGCGGCCGCCGCCGCCTGGGGCTGCCGGCCGCGCGGCCCCTGCTGCTCAGACTGCCGGCCGCCAGCTGCCCCATGCCCCGAGCTCGGGTGAAGACGCTGCAGCTGACGCTGGTGCTGATCGCCCTGTTCGCGCTCTGCCGCCTGCCCCGCTTCGTGCTGGAGCTCAGCATGGCCTTCGGGCCCGGCGGGGAGGCCCCGGCCGCGGCCGGGCTGCGGGAGGCGCGGGCCGCGCTCGGCATCGTGGCGGTGACCAACAGCGCGCTGAACCCCTACGCCTATCTGCTCTTCCAGAGCCACCGGCCCTGGGCGCGCCGTCTGCAGAGGAGCCTCTGCAGTGCGGGGCCCGGCCCGACCTGCTGCTGCCCCGGCCCCGAGCGGGAGCCCCGCCGTCGGCCGAACCACCGCGCCCCGCACCGACACCGCCCGAAGGACGGGccgccccccagagcccagcgcGCCGCCTTCTGCACCCCAGCGCCGCCGCCCGGCTCAGACTCCCGGGAGCTTGAGGACACCTCCGCCTGCGAGAGCGGTTTCTAA
- the RFESD gene encoding Rieske domain-containing protein: protein MDLHSSVETPDKVKADAPVYAGKEEDIKQSQRITASVHDREVVVFYHEGKFYAMDRYCYHAGGPLHLGEIEDVNGQPCIICPWHKYKIALATGEGLDQAVNPTEPSATPKWRSKGIKQRTHKVTVDNGSVYVTPSDLSISCDSDYYADKYKKTGSSDMKK, encoded by the exons ATGGATTTGCACAGCTCAGTTGAAACACCTGATAAAGTGAAGGCTGATGCTCCTGTATATGCTGGTAAGGAAGAAGACATAAAACAGTCCCAAAGAATAACAGCTAGTGTCCATGACAGAGAAGTTGTCGTTTTCTACCATGAAGGGAAATTTTATGCCATGGACCGTTACTGTTACC ATGCAGGAGGTCCTTTACATCTTGGAGAGATAGAG GATGTCAATGGACAGCCCTGCATTATTTGCCCTTGGCATAAGTATAAAATTGCTTTGGCAACAGGAGAAGGATTAGATCAAGCCGTAAACCCTACAGAACCATCAGCAACACCAAAATGGCGATCAAAAGGAATAAAGCAAAGAACTCACAAGGTTACTGTAGACAATGGAAGTGTTTATGTGACTCCTTCTGACTTATCTATCAGCTGTGACTCTGATTACTATGCTGATAAGTACAAAAAGACTGGAAGTTCTGATATGAAAAAATAA